A segment of the Bacteroidales bacterium genome:
AATCATTACAACCACATGTCGAATCGATTGGTGGAGCTGGTATAAATTTTTTATTGGGACAAGCTTTTATCATTTGATGTAAAATTCCCGATTCAGTTGCTACTATATATTCATTAGCCTTATCATTTTGTACATATTTTAAAAGTGCAGCTGTAGAACCAATAAAATCAGAAATTATTAGAATCGGTTTTTTACATTCTGGATGCGCTATAAGTTTAGCTTTTGGATATTCTTTTTTAAGCTCTAATATTCGTTCTAACGAGAAATCTTCGTGAACATGGCAAGCTCCATCCCAAATAACCATATTTCGACCTGTAAGACTATTAATATAGTTTCCTAAATTTCTATCAGGAGCAAATACTATCGGCTTATCTTTAGGCACACTTTCTACAATTTTAACTGCATTCGATGATGTGCAAATAATATCAGACATAGCCTTTATTTCAGCCGAAGCATTTACATAAGTTATTACAGTATGATTAGGATAATTTTTTAAAAAAGCTTCAAATTGATCGGCAGGTAATGAATCGGCAAGTGAACAACCTGCTTCTTTATCGGGTATCAGAACCTTTTTTTGTGGAGATAAAATTTTTGCTGTTTCTGCCATAAAATATACTC
Coding sequences within it:
- the nadA gene encoding quinolinate synthase NadA gives rise to the protein MVENSEFVKNINKLRKEKNAIILAHYYQIPEIQDIADFIGDSLQLSQKAAETDADMIVFAGVYFMAETAKILSPQKKVLIPDKEAGCSLADSLPADQFEAFLKNYPNHTVITYVNASAEIKAMSDIICTSSNAVKIVESVPKDKPIVFAPDRNLGNYINSLTGRNMVIWDGACHVHEDFSLERILELKKEYPKAKLIAHPECKKPILIISDFIGSTAALLKYVQNDKANEYIVATESGILHQMIKACPNKKFIPAPPIDSTCGCNDCKYMKLNTLQKIYLSLKNETYEVKLSQDIIEKAKKPILKMLELSK